A genome region from Clostridium sp. JN-9 includes the following:
- a CDS encoding SDR family oxidoreductase, with translation MDFEFTNSFLKKMPPQTQNVHPGLEKLMDPLPVFDDPGYISSNKLKGKTALITGGDSGIGRAVACAYAKEGADISIIYFNEHEDANETKSIVESLGRKCVLIPGDISDEDFCKAAVQQTINKFKKLDILVNNAAVQYVQNSIEDITAAQLEKTFKTNVFSMFYLCKAAIPSLKAGSAIINTASITAYKGEKTLIDYSSAKGAIVTFTRSLALSLCPKHIRVNAVAPGPIWTPLIPSSCTAEEVSQFGTTSPIGRPGQPVELAPAYVYLASKDSSYVNGSVIHVNGGSFMSN, from the coding sequence ATGGATTTTGAATTTACAAATAGCTTTTTAAAAAAAATGCCCCCACAGACTCAAAATGTTCATCCAGGACTAGAGAAACTTATGGACCCACTACCTGTATTTGATGATCCGGGATATATTTCTTCAAATAAATTAAAGGGAAAGACAGCCTTAATAACTGGTGGTGACAGCGGTATTGGAAGGGCTGTAGCCTGTGCCTATGCCAAGGAAGGTGCAGATATCTCCATTATTTATTTTAATGAACATGAAGATGCCAATGAAACCAAAAGTATTGTGGAAAGCCTTGGGAGAAAGTGTGTCCTTATTCCTGGAGATATAAGCGACGAGGATTTTTGCAAAGCTGCTGTTCAGCAGACAATAAATAAATTTAAAAAATTAGATATTCTTGTAAACAATGCCGCTGTACAGTACGTTCAAAACAGTATAGAGGATATAACAGCAGCTCAGCTGGAGAAAACATTCAAAACAAATGTCTTCAGCATGTTTTATTTATGCAAGGCAGCCATTCCCAGTTTGAAGGCTGGATCTGCAATTATTAATACAGCTTCAATAACAGCATATAAAGGTGAAAAAACTTTAATTGATTATTCTTCTGCAAAAGGCGCCATTGTAACTTTTACAAGATCCCTGGCTTTAAGTTTATGCCCTAAACACATCAGAGTAAATGCAGTAGCACCTGGTCCAATTTGGACTCCATTGATTCCATCAAGCTGTACTGCTGAAGAAGTGTCTCAATTTGGAACAACTTCACCTATTGGAAGGCCTGGGCAGCCGGTAGAGCTTGCGCCTGCATATGTGTATCTTGCTTCTAAAGACTCATCCTATGTAAATGGTTCTGTAATACATGTTAATGGGGGAAGCTTTATGAGCAATTAG
- a CDS encoding LysM peptidoglycan-binding domain-containing protein codes for MLKLNKFKTIIAAAAFTFMAATSVKAASYQVVSGDSLYYIGKTFNTNVQALMNDNGLSGYSIYPGQILNVPGIDYTVKSGDSLYFIAKRYGISVNLLKLANNKWADMIYTGEKLVIPAGGNWTSSQTAASKGVISYTSSDVDLLARLITAEAGGESYNAMVSVGAVIVNRVKSAEFPNTISGVIYDEPGGYYQFTPVLNGMINKPASQAAINAAYDALKGTDPTNGALYFYDTTATNSWLRSKPVAASIGGLVFAY; via the coding sequence ATGTTAAAATTAAACAAATTTAAAACTATTATTGCTGCTGCAGCTTTTACTTTTATGGCTGCAACTTCCGTCAAAGCTGCATCATATCAGGTTGTTTCTGGTGATTCGCTATATTACATCGGCAAGACTTTTAATACTAATGTACAAGCTCTTATGAATGACAATGGACTGTCTGGTTATTCCATATACCCCGGGCAGATATTGAATGTTCCTGGTATTGATTATACTGTTAAATCTGGTGATTCATTATATTTTATTGCTAAAAGATATGGTATATCTGTTAACCTTTTGAAACTGGCAAATAACAAATGGGCAGATATGATTTATACCGGTGAAAAACTGGTTATTCCAGCAGGCGGTAACTGGACAAGTAGTCAGACAGCCGCATCAAAAGGTGTTATCAGCTATACTTCATCAGATGTGGATCTGTTAGCAAGATTAATTACTGCAGAAGCTGGCGGAGAAAGCTATAATGCCATGGTTTCCGTTGGTGCAGTAATTGTGAACAGAGTTAAGAGTGCTGAATTCCCAAATACCATAAGCGGGGTAATTTATGATGAGCCAGGTGGATATTACCAGTTTACTCCTGTTTTAAATGGCATGATTAATAAACCTGCGTCTCAAGCTGCCATAAATGCAGCATATGATGCACTAAAAGGTACCGACCCAACCAATGGTGCTCTTTACTTCTACGACACTACAGCTACTAACAGCTGGTTAAGATCAAAACCAGTTGCTGCAAGCATTGGCGGTTTAGTATTTGCTTATTAA
- a CDS encoding IS1595 family transposase → MENKKCTDINILSYFASLRHDSERKCPYCGCTHTVLYGKYNGKQRYICKSCKKTFNDFTNTPIARTHFPEKWEAFIKCTIEGLSLKAAAREIGVSYVTLFYWRHKLLSALKMVKQNKMQGKFELENFFLKFSRKGQKGIEHDEKRVHDQSVSYINISNNKVCVITALDSHKNIYSRAVGMGRMNAMDMENHIGKLLNKNKHVISRPKSFFAMFFKRKKVMEINKYLDNSSEAVKYRRDCMEWMYRFRGVATKYLNNYLSLFKFLKSSNFNNISSTINIFIEAISKINIENTYINMRNAKICFN, encoded by the coding sequence ATGGAGAATAAAAAATGTACTGATATAAATATATTATCTTATTTTGCTTCATTAAGACATGATTCTGAAAGAAAATGCCCATACTGTGGCTGCACCCATACAGTGCTATATGGAAAATACAATGGTAAACAAAGATATATATGCAAAAGCTGCAAAAAAACCTTTAATGATTTTACAAACACGCCAATTGCAAGGACTCATTTCCCTGAAAAGTGGGAGGCATTCATTAAGTGTACCATTGAGGGCTTATCCCTTAAGGCGGCAGCCAGGGAAATTGGCGTTTCTTATGTAACACTATTTTACTGGAGGCACAAGCTGCTCTCTGCTTTAAAAATGGTTAAACAAAATAAGATGCAGGGAAAGTTTGAACTTGAAAATTTTTTCTTAAAATTCTCCCGGAAGGGACAGAAAGGCATTGAACATGATGAAAAGAGAGTTCATGATCAAAGCGTAAGTTACATTAATATCAGCAATAATAAAGTCTGCGTTATTACAGCACTGGATTCACATAAAAATATTTATTCCAGAGCAGTGGGAATGGGACGTATGAATGCAATGGATATGGAAAATCATATTGGAAAATTATTAAATAAAAATAAACATGTAATCTCAAGACCGAAAAGCTTTTTTGCCATGTTCTTTAAAAGAAAAAAGGTAATGGAGATCAATAAATATCTTGATAATAGCTCTGAAGCAGTAAAATATAGACGTGACTGCATGGAATGGATGTACCGTTTTAGAGGAGTAGCAACAAAGTATTTAAATAATTATTTAAGCCTATTCAAATTTTTAAAGAGTTCTAATTTTAATAATATTTCATCTACAATAAATATATTTATAGAAGCAATAAGTAAAATTAATATTGAAAATACATATATAAATATGAGGAATGCTAAAATATGTTTTAATTAG
- a CDS encoding MFS transporter, whose protein sequence is MKKNYTQMVMVFIGLFLVSSFSNTLAPFITTIKSSYNVNSELIAILPSVVFIAASIMNVLGFKLISFLGLKKGLIVSIATCITSSIIIFFSKSFYILLIGYFISGLGIGMSYLFLSTILSLLPKEYQKFSLFNAFFGLGGILSLPVARLIILNHVPFNYTYLIHITTLSIYLIFVFKLENTPKVNSKFAWSDFGSVLKNPLVLYFAFAIFFYVGAETSTTNWTGSFLERYYGISTAEVPNILLGFWILFTTGRVFGDSFINKIGHLKLLIISSFGAVCGIAIILTGSLKIQAFIGIALIGIMISIMYPAIQSYMVQSVSIDDVPATSAMIGVFNSLGSMILTYVIGICGNIKVSYVFIIQIFFYAYIAFVSSKFLIKHYDKENQR, encoded by the coding sequence ATGAAAAAAAATTATACACAAATGGTTATGGTCTTTATAGGCTTATTTTTAGTCTCATCGTTTTCAAATACTTTAGCCCCTTTTATTACTACCATTAAAAGTTCCTATAATGTTAACAGTGAATTAATTGCTATACTTCCTTCAGTAGTATTCATTGCCGCCTCTATCATGAATGTACTTGGCTTTAAGCTTATATCCTTTCTGGGCTTAAAGAAAGGACTTATTGTATCAATAGCAACATGCATAACTTCAAGCATTATTATATTTTTTTCAAAATCATTTTATATTTTATTAATAGGCTATTTCATATCAGGTCTTGGTATTGGAATGAGCTATTTATTTTTAAGTACCATACTTTCTCTTCTCCCAAAGGAGTATCAAAAATTCAGTTTGTTCAATGCTTTCTTTGGTCTGGGAGGAATATTAAGTCTTCCTGTTGCAAGATTAATTATATTGAATCATGTACCATTTAATTATACATATTTAATTCATATAACTACTTTATCAATATATTTAATATTTGTTTTCAAACTAGAAAATACTCCAAAAGTAAACAGCAAATTTGCATGGAGTGACTTTGGCAGTGTTCTTAAAAATCCACTGGTTCTTTATTTTGCTTTTGCAATTTTCTTTTATGTTGGTGCAGAAACCTCTACAACAAACTGGACGGGCAGTTTCCTGGAAAGATATTATGGTATAAGTACTGCAGAAGTACCTAATATTCTGCTTGGCTTCTGGATTCTGTTTACCACTGGAAGAGTATTTGGTGATTCCTTTATTAATAAAATAGGTCATCTGAAGCTTCTTATTATTTCATCTTTTGGTGCAGTATGCGGAATTGCAATAATCCTTACAGGTTCTTTGAAAATACAGGCATTCATAGGTATTGCCTTAATTGGCATAATGATTTCAATAATGTACCCTGCAATTCAAAGTTATATGGTTCAAAGTGTATCTATAGATGATGTGCCTGCTACTTCTGCCATGATAGGAGTATTTAATAGTTTGGGATCAATGATTTTGACATATGTAATAGGAATCTGCGGAAACATAAAGGTAAGTTATGTTTTTATAATACAAATATTTTTCTATGCTTATATAGCCTTTGTATCATCAAAATTTTTGATTAAGCATTATGACAAAGAAAATCAGAGGTGA
- a CDS encoding acylphosphatase — protein sequence MKRYFIQVMGSVQGVGFRYFVSYTAKLYNITGWVRNCDDGSVEIEAQGHNEILDKFIKKLKIGNRFAEVENINITPLPLDDKESSFRVKY from the coding sequence ATGAAAAGATATTTCATTCAGGTTATGGGATCAGTTCAAGGTGTTGGTTTCAGATATTTTGTAAGCTATACTGCAAAACTTTATAATATTACCGGATGGGTAAGAAATTGTGACGATGGCTCCGTGGAAATAGAGGCACAAGGTCACAATGAAATACTAGATAAATTTATAAAAAAATTAAAAATAGGAAATAGATTTGCTGAAGTAGAGAATATAAATATAACGCCATTACCTTTAGATGATAAAGAATCTTCATTTAGGGTTAAATATTAG
- a CDS encoding MATE family efflux transporter codes for MNDKIDLTQGNILNKLIKLAMPIMGTSFIQMSYNLVNMIYLGRVSSSAVAAIGTAGFFTWLANAFAFIPKTGAEIGISQSIGRKNNKDIKGYVKNTIQLDVVLGFIYGIVMIVLRKQLIGFFKLNSEYVVNMAENYLLIISLGMVFYLITPVFTGIFNGYGDSKTPFKINTIGILMNMIMDPFLIFGIGPFPRLEVVGAAIGTIVSQAAADALFLYEIKKKTKLLDNISLLKKMDKFYIKRIFKLGTPVALQNGFFCIIGMFIARIVASFGEVPVAVQKVGSQIEAISWMTAGGFSTAVSAFVGQNYGAKKWDRIYKGYFTSLLAMSCIGIFATLLLVFGARPLFALFIPDEKVIPYGVDYLRILGCSQLFMCIEITTAGAFNGIGRTIPPALNGIILTGLRIPAAIILSKPNILGLNGVWWSISLSSILKGIVITIWFIIVLKGQRIKHANI; via the coding sequence ATGAATGACAAAATTGATTTAACACAGGGAAATATATTAAACAAGCTGATTAAATTAGCCATGCCCATAATGGGCACTTCATTTATACAGATGTCTTATAATCTTGTTAACATGATATATCTTGGAAGAGTCAGCAGCAGTGCGGTGGCCGCCATAGGAACAGCTGGCTTTTTTACATGGCTTGCAAATGCATTTGCATTTATTCCAAAGACCGGGGCTGAAATTGGAATTTCTCAGTCTATTGGAAGGAAAAATAATAAAGATATTAAGGGATACGTTAAAAATACCATACAGCTTGATGTAGTTTTAGGCTTTATTTATGGAATTGTAATGATAGTATTAAGAAAGCAATTAATAGGCTTCTTTAAACTGAATAGTGAATATGTAGTTAATATGGCTGAGAATTATTTACTGATAATATCCTTAGGTATGGTTTTTTATCTTATAACTCCTGTATTTACAGGAATTTTTAATGGATATGGGGACAGTAAAACACCATTTAAAATTAATACTATTGGAATTTTAATGAATATGATAATGGATCCATTTTTAATTTTCGGAATTGGACCATTCCCAAGGCTTGAAGTGGTTGGTGCTGCAATAGGTACAATAGTATCTCAGGCTGCTGCAGATGCATTATTCTTATATGAAATAAAAAAGAAAACTAAATTACTAGATAACATAAGTTTATTAAAAAAAATGGACAAGTTTTATATTAAAAGGATATTTAAATTAGGAACTCCTGTTGCACTTCAAAATGGATTTTTTTGTATAATAGGCATGTTTATAGCAAGAATTGTTGCTTCATTTGGTGAGGTACCTGTTGCAGTACAAAAGGTTGGTTCACAAATAGAAGCAATTTCCTGGATGACTGCAGGAGGATTTTCTACTGCTGTAAGTGCATTCGTTGGACAAAATTATGGTGCAAAAAAGTGGGATAGGATATATAAAGGATACTTTACATCATTACTTGCAATGAGCTGCATTGGAATATTCGCTACACTATTATTAGTATTTGGAGCAAGACCTTTGTTTGCTCTGTTTATACCTGATGAAAAAGTAATACCATATGGAGTTGATTATCTAAGAATTCTAGGATGTTCTCAGCTTTTTATGTGCATTGAAATAACCACTGCAGGAGCCTTTAACGGCATAGGCAGAACCATACCGCCGGCACTGAATGGTATAATACTTACCGGACTTAGAATTCCGGCAGCCATTATATTGTCAAAACCAAATATTCTAGGTTTAAATGGAGTATGGTGGAGTATAAGCTTAAGCAGTATATTAAAGGGAATTGTAATAACAATATGGTTTATTATAGTTTTAAAAGGTCAAAGAATAAAACATGCTAATATTTAA
- a CDS encoding DNA-3-methyladenine glycosylase, whose product MKLSRKFYSRDAREVSIDLLGKILVHDINGIKLKGRIVETEAYIADLDKASHAYGGRRTARNEALYGKPGISYVFSIYGLYYCFNVITKKEESAEGVLVRALEPVDGLDEIARLRFKTSYDKLTRLQVKNLTSGPSKLCMALNITKENNMEDLCGDKLYIEYDKNEDPNNKFEIVHTKRIGIDYAEEAKDFLWRYYIKDNPYVSKK is encoded by the coding sequence ATGAAGCTATCAAGAAAATTTTATAGTCGGGATGCCAGGGAAGTATCAATAGATTTACTTGGCAAAATACTGGTACATGATATTAATGGCATAAAGTTAAAGGGCAGGATAGTCGAAACAGAAGCATATATAGCTGATCTGGATAAGGCTTCTCATGCATATGGTGGCAGGAGAACGGCAAGGAATGAAGCACTTTATGGTAAGCCTGGAATTTCTTATGTTTTTTCCATTTATGGTCTTTATTATTGCTTTAATGTAATTACAAAAAAGGAAGAATCAGCTGAAGGAGTTTTAGTAAGAGCATTAGAACCTGTAGATGGTCTTGATGAAATAGCCAGACTCAGGTTCAAAACAAGCTATGATAAACTTACTAGGCTTCAGGTGAAGAATTTAACCTCTGGGCCTTCCAAATTATGTATGGCTTTAAATATTACAAAGGAAAATAATATGGAAGATCTCTGCGGGGATAAACTTTATATAGAATATGACAAAAATGAAGATCCAAATAATAAATTTGAGATTGTTCATACAAAAAGAATCGGCATTGACTATGCAGAAGAAGCAAAGGATTTTTTGTGGAGGTATTATATAAAAGATAATCCTTATGTATCAAAAAAATGA
- a CDS encoding AraC family transcriptional regulator produces the protein MSNESFEEKIKRGYLWDDFKLFHLKDKSNLEFEFHYHDFNKIIIFISGDVTYLIEGKAYKLKPWDILLVNSNEIHKPVINSNCDYERIIIWVNSKFLEKQSRDCDLLNCFKIVSSNKSNLIRLNTHFPAGFEYTLFKLQDACQDKEFGSKVLKNSLFLQFMVLINRLCLNIENRVDSSEVEYDETINSIINYINENINKDLSIDSISSAFYMNKYYLMHKFKLQTGYTLHSYIMQKRLMLAAALAKKGTSVMDICIKCGFKDYSNFLRAFRNTFGVSPKKYYRTFMEIESSNNMDII, from the coding sequence ATGAGCAATGAAAGCTTTGAGGAAAAAATTAAGAGAGGATATTTATGGGACGATTTTAAACTTTTCCACTTAAAGGACAAAAGTAACCTGGAATTTGAATTTCATTACCATGACTTTAATAAAATTATAATTTTTATTTCCGGAGATGTTACTTATTTAATAGAGGGCAAGGCATATAAACTTAAACCATGGGATATACTTCTTGTAAATAGTAATGAGATTCATAAACCGGTTATTAATTCAAACTGTGATTATGAAAGAATTATAATCTGGGTAAACTCAAAATTTTTAGAAAAGCAAAGCAGAGACTGTGATTTGCTGAATTGCTTTAAAATTGTTTCAAGCAATAAGTCAAACTTAATCAGATTGAACACTCATTTCCCGGCAGGTTTTGAATATACACTTTTTAAACTTCAGGATGCTTGTCAGGATAAGGAATTTGGAAGTAAAGTATTGAAGAATTCTTTATTTTTGCAATTCATGGTGTTAATCAACAGGCTTTGTTTAAATATTGAAAACAGAGTTGACAGCTCAGAAGTAGAATATGATGAAACAATAAATTCCATCATTAATTATATAAACGAAAATATAAATAAGGACTTATCCATAGATAGTATTTCTTCCGCTTTTTACATGAACAAATATTATTTAATGCATAAGTTTAAATTGCAGACAGGATATACACTGCATAGTTATATTATGCAAAAAAGACTTATGCTTGCAGCAGCACTGGCGAAGAAAGGAACAAGCGTAATGGACATTTGTATTAAGTGCGGCTTTAAGGACTATTCGAATTTTTTGAGAGCTTTCAGAAATACCTTTGGCGTATCTCCTAAAAAATATTATAGAACCTTCATGGAAATTGAAAGTTCAAATAACATGGATATTATTTAG
- the hydE gene encoding [FeFe] hydrogenase H-cluster radical SAM maturase HydE, translated as MIELIDRLYETNYIDNSELLFLLDNLTKDEEKYLIEKANEIRISRYGNKVFMRGLIEFTNYCKRSCAYCGIRAMNSKADRYRLTEEEILSTCDQGYKLGYRTFVLQGGEDDYFTDDKIVEIVKNIKNKYPDCAITLSIGEKSYESYKRYFDAGAERYLLRHETASKELYEKLHKNMSFENRISCLWNLKHIGYQVGAGFMVGLPGQTNEDLVKDIMFIKELQPHMVGIGPFIPHKDTPLGREKGGTVEKTIIMLAIIRLFLPDVLLPATTALGTIDPVGRERGLKAGGNVVMPNLSPVTVRKKYSLYDGKICTGDEAAECRMCIEGRINRAGYAVDMGRGDNITWRNKGF; from the coding sequence ATAATTGAATTAATTGACAGGTTATATGAAACAAATTATATAGATAATAGTGAATTATTATTTTTACTTGATAATTTAACCAAAGATGAAGAGAAATATCTTATTGAGAAGGCAAATGAAATAAGAATAAGCAGGTATGGCAATAAAGTATTTATGAGAGGCTTAATAGAATTTACTAACTACTGTAAGAGATCCTGCGCTTATTGCGGCATAAGAGCTATGAACAGTAAGGCAGACAGATATAGATTAACTGAAGAAGAAATACTTTCAACTTGTGATCAGGGATATAAATTAGGATATAGGACATTCGTACTCCAGGGCGGAGAGGATGATTACTTTACAGATGATAAAATTGTAGAAATAGTAAAGAATATTAAAAATAAATATCCTGATTGTGCTATAACTTTATCTATAGGAGAGAAATCATATGAATCATATAAAAGATATTTTGATGCAGGAGCAGAAAGGTATCTTTTAAGGCACGAAACCGCATCAAAGGAGCTTTACGAGAAGCTTCATAAGAATATGAGCTTTGAAAACAGAATTTCATGTCTGTGGAATTTGAAACACATAGGATATCAGGTAGGAGCCGGGTTCATGGTAGGACTTCCAGGACAAACAAATGAGGATCTGGTTAAGGACATAATGTTTATTAAGGAGCTGCAGCCGCACATGGTGGGAATAGGACCATTTATTCCTCATAAAGATACACCTTTAGGCAGGGAAAAGGGTGGTACTGTAGAGAAAACTATAATCATGCTGGCAATAATCAGGTTATTTTTACCTGATGTATTACTTCCTGCTACTACAGCCCTGGGTACCATAGATCCTGTTGGAAGGGAAAGGGGCTTAAAGGCTGGAGGAAATGTAGTAATGCCAAATCTTTCACCAGTAACTGTGCGAAAAAAATATTCACTTTATGATGGAAAGATATGTACAGGGGATGAAGCTGCTGAATGCAGAATGTGTATTGAGGGCAGAATTAACAGAGCAGGGTATGCTGTGGACATGGGAAGAGGAGACAATATAACCTGGAGAAATAAGGGATTTTAA
- a CDS encoding LTA synthase family protein, whose translation MLLKTIGEKLKKPLNILLNNSDILIFFIIFFIKFAVYGKEISPDYFDKGVYIPIIGSILILLSIALLFNGEKRVKVLYIMDIVISVILIADLMYFRYYKDILTISLLRNAKLLTGVTSSVKGLIKLQDFLFLADIILMRPIKRLYVNKIAKLNKQKLLLRSAKFAVILAIGVAINGMSLYKVSIEQPTLLTSMSNRIYLTKLIGNLNLHAVDIYNTATNKIKNSKPLPAEKEKSIETFLSSNNGVTVQQKNLKGVAEGKNLIVIQVEALQQFVIDKSINGQEITPNLNKWLKSSLYFNNYFYQVAGGNTSDAEFMSNNSLYPAESGAAYYIYSGNTYNSLAQSLKSKNYYTAALHGNSEGFWNRNVMYKAEGFDDFYGQRSFTLDENVGLGLSDKSFLTQSVEKMSQFKKPYYSFLVTLSSHFPYNDTKGYGEFNVGEYEGTLLGNYLKAIHYTDEQLGMFLQQLHDKGMDKDSLIVLYGDHFAIPKENADELYKFENVTNKNDLQWYQYQKVPLIIHFPNDEYKGVNSAYCGQMDLYPTLANLLNLPEKNMFGNDILNSKEQKVIFRNGSFTDGKVFYISWTNTYYDISTGQKIPETAELKEKKEQYLSELQYSDDLLNHNLLKTMK comes from the coding sequence TTGTTATTAAAAACGATAGGCGAAAAATTAAAAAAACCTTTAAATATTCTATTAAATAATAGTGATATTTTAATATTTTTCATTATATTTTTCATTAAATTCGCAGTGTATGGTAAGGAAATATCACCTGATTATTTTGACAAAGGTGTATATATTCCAATAATAGGGTCAATATTAATACTATTGAGTATAGCGTTATTATTTAATGGTGAGAAAAGAGTAAAAGTATTATACATAATGGATATAGTAATAAGTGTAATACTCATAGCTGATTTAATGTATTTTCGTTATTATAAGGATATTTTAACCATTTCCTTATTGAGAAATGCAAAACTTCTTACAGGTGTGACTTCCAGCGTAAAAGGATTAATTAAATTGCAGGATTTTCTGTTTTTGGCAGATATCATACTAATGAGACCAATAAAAAGACTATATGTAAATAAAATTGCAAAATTAAATAAGCAGAAACTTTTATTAAGATCAGCAAAGTTTGCTGTAATACTAGCTATAGGTGTAGCTATTAATGGAATGTCACTATATAAAGTATCCATTGAACAGCCAACTTTATTAACTTCAATGAGCAACAGGATTTATCTGACTAAATTAATTGGCAATTTAAATCTGCATGCAGTAGACATATACAATACAGCCACAAATAAAATAAAAAATTCAAAACCACTGCCAGCAGAAAAGGAAAAAAGTATTGAGACATTTTTATCATCCAATAATGGAGTTACAGTTCAGCAGAAAAATTTAAAAGGAGTGGCAGAAGGTAAAAATTTAATAGTAATCCAGGTTGAGGCTTTGCAGCAATTTGTAATAGACAAAAGCATCAATGGACAGGAAATAACCCCAAATCTTAATAAGTGGCTGAAAAGCAGCCTTTATTTTAATAATTATTTTTATCAGGTTGCAGGAGGAAATACATCAGACGCTGAATTTATGAGCAATAACTCTCTTTATCCTGCAGAATCAGGTGCAGCTTATTATATATACAGTGGTAATACCTACAATTCCTTAGCACAAAGCCTTAAAAGCAAAAATTATTATACTGCAGCTTTACACGGCAATTCTGAAGGGTTTTGGAATAGAAATGTAATGTATAAAGCTGAGGGATTTGATGACTTTTATGGCCAGAGAAGTTTTACATTAGATGAAAATGTAGGGCTTGGGTTAAGTGATAAATCATTTTTAACACAATCTGTTGAAAAAATGAGCCAGTTTAAGAAGCCATATTATTCATTTTTGGTTACACTAAGCAGCCATTTCCCATATAACGACACTAAAGGTTATGGTGAATTTAATGTAGGGGAATATGAGGGTACACTGCTTGGAAATTATTTAAAGGCTATTCATTATACAGATGAACAATTGGGAATGTTTTTGCAGCAGTTACATGATAAAGGGATGGATAAGGATTCCCTAATAGTTTTATATGGAGATCATTTTGCGATACCAAAGGAAAATGCGGATGAACTTTATAAATTTGAAAATGTAACTAATAAGAATGATTTACAATGGTATCAGTATCAGAAAGTGCCGCTGATTATTCATTTCCCTAATGATGAATATAAAGGTGTAAATTCAGCCTATTGCGGGCAGATGGATTTGTATCCTACACTGGCTAATTTATTAAATCTTCCTGAAAAAAATATGTTTGGCAACGATATATTAAACAGCAAGGAACAAAAGGTAATATTTAGAAATGGATCATTTACTGACGGCAAGGTATTCTATATATCCTGGACTAACACTTATTATGATATTTCAACAGGGCAAAAGATACCTGAAACCGCTGAATTAAAGGAAAAGAAGGAACAATACCTAAGCGAGCTTCAGTATTCAGATGATTTATTAAATCATAATCTATTAAAGACAATGAAATAA
- a CDS encoding response regulator transcription factor translates to MKKILIIEDEVTIAELEKDYLELSGFSVDIETNGDTGLKKAKENKYNLIILDVMLPRMDGFDICKEIRKNMDIPILMVSAKKEDIDKIRGLGLGADDYITKPFSPSELVARVKSHLTRYERLVGNENKKEEIVVRGLRIDKASRRVYINDKEINFTTKELDLLIFLAENPNRVFSKDELFDKLWGIDSYGEVSTVTVHIRKIREKIEKDTSNPEYIETVWGAGYRFKG, encoded by the coding sequence ATGAAGAAAATACTTATTATTGAGGATGAAGTTACTATTGCAGAGCTGGAAAAGGATTATTTAGAGCTCAGCGGTTTTAGTGTTGATATAGAAACTAACGGCGATACAGGACTAAAGAAAGCCAAGGAGAATAAGTACAATCTTATTATCTTAGATGTAATGCTGCCTAGAATGGATGGCTTTGATATATGTAAAGAAATCAGAAAAAACATGGATATACCAATATTAATGGTATCTGCAAAAAAAGAGGATATCGATAAAATCAGGGGGCTTGGATTGGGAGCAGATGATTACATTACCAAACCCTTTAGCCCTAGTGAGTTAGTTGCCAGGGTAAAATCTCATCTCACAAGGTATGAAAGATTAGTAGGAAATGAAAATAAAAAAGAAGAAATAGTGGTTAGAGGCCTGCGAATTGATAAGGCTTCCAGACGAGTGTATATTAATGACAAGGAAATTAACTTTACAACAAAGGAATTGGATTTATTAATATTTCTTGCAGAAAATCCAAACAGAGTTTTCAGTAAGGATGAATTGTTTGATAAACTTTGGGGTATAGACTCCTATGGTGAAGTATCCACTGTAACTGTGCATATAAGAAAAATAAGGGAAAAAATTGAAAAAGACACTTCAAACCCAGAATATATTGAAACAGTATGGGGTGCAGGTTATAGATTTAAAGGTTAA